Part of the Lolium rigidum isolate FL_2022 chromosome 6, APGP_CSIRO_Lrig_0.1, whole genome shotgun sequence genome, CACCAGAAGTGTTGCAAAACTTGCAAGTTTGCAACATCCACACCTCCAGTTACACGAACATATCTGCTTCACTAACTTCTGAGTGGATGACAAAGCTTGGGAATATCATCGTGATGTCCCTGTTAAATATGACCAACCGAATATCATACGGTAACCAAGTATTATGAAGAAGTAAGATAAAATAAGGTGTAAACTGTAAAGTGTAAATTGACTTTTATACGCACACACTCCTATATTTAGCAGATGCAACAACACAGAAGTGGGGAAGGATCCAAAAGAGCATAGGTTAAAGATTAAAAAAAGAGCATAGGTTAAATGCGAAATAGAGGAAATCAAAATTGCTGCCAGAACATATATTCTAAGTATACGATTCCAGCGACTGAAGTATGAAGTATCTCAGCAAAGTAGAAAAAACATGATTGCATTGGTGCAGTACTTACTTAAGGTACGGGAGGCTCATATTCCTTAGCACATATGGATTATCTTTAGTAAACACATTCCATTCCTCCTGATCTATCCTCCCATCACGATTCACATCAGCCTGATCAAACGTCTGTTCTAACCAAAGTAGCATGTTTCAGTAGAATGCATAAGGACGTCATTAACCGAATGACATGATCCCATGATACAACAGGGAAACATGGAGCAGTGCATTGATGCATATATTCATACCGTATCAACAATCATCTCAACGGCATCACTTGTAATATCCAGATTTGATTCGTCCAGTAGAGCCAACACCATCTCCTTTAGCTGCAACATGGTCGACATAGAATAAATATTCATAATTTGGTATCAGTATGGAATTGTGGATGTAATCTAAAAGCAGAGAGTTCTACTGTGGGTCAAGTATCTCCCTAAAACACAATTGCGCACACTATCATACGGCGCGACTGCTTTTAGTTCCTATCATACTATCAAAGTCCCAGCCAACTATATAACACCACTTAGGCTTTAATAATTCTGCATGTCAGTCTCATCACCAGCAAGTCCACCTTAATGTACATATTAATCAAAATGTTAGCATCGTCACATGTAGCCAAAAGAGTTCTCAGAGAGTAGCAGCAGACTGTTGGATTCACAAGATCTCACTTATGGAGCTAAGATTTTACTTTTGAAAGAAAACTGTAGGAAACTCCTACAGTACAAATAGGGACCAAAATTTGAATCCGTGTTCATGATAACACAAACCAAGGTGGTGGGGTTGCACATCTACTTCCCAAAGAAGTCAGCTTGGACCGCTTCCCTATGGACTTAAGATGAATGAAATGGTACCTTCGTATATAATTCAGCTAACAATACAGTCAAATGTGGAAAAAATAGTTCTGATGGTACCGGAAGGTACTCAAAGTTACTGCAAGGAAAAAGGGAAATGGGATTACCTCATGCCGTTCAATAAATCCTGTCTGTCTTAAGTCATATAAGCGAAATGCAACTGTAATAAGAAGGAAAAGCAGTAGTCAATGAAAATGTTCAGATAAACAGCATAACATGTTCTGAAGAATAAACAGTTTAACCAAGAATCCTCACATGCAGCCTTTTGTTCTTCAGGAGTATCTGGATGGAACACACTAAGAGAACGAATGAATTCACCAAATTCGATGACACCATTTCCTTTTTGGTCAAACAAGTCAAATACCTGTAATGATTTTTGAACCAAGTTTTACCAAGCTACACTCGATTTTTGATATATATCACTGATTTCTCCAACTGAAGCATGAAATCGCATTATATATGATATGCTTGTCCATTTTTTTATCAATTCAAGAATCAAACAAGAGAGAATATGTAACTGTGACACTTATAACCTCTTTTCTGAAACAGATAACTAGAGCCTTTTTGAAATAAATGGCTGACTGATGAGTGTTGGTTGTAGAATCGTAGTGGCAAAGCAAATTTGGAAGAACAGTTTTCAGTATAGAAAGTAAAAAACAAGTAATTTGGAGTAATTGAAATAAGAGGTTTCAGACAAAATACTGACAACAAGCCAAAACTAAGAAATTGGACTATTGACACTCTTACCCTATCGCCGAAGAgattttgcttcttcttgctcttgctcctaaaaaGAGCAACGTGGAATTCTTCCTGCATGGGGAAAAAGAAGAATCGAGCTATATAAACTTGTACAAGTTTGTTACCAGACAAAACTATGCATCAATAACTACCTTGTGTATTAGACCATCTTTGATGACTGAATTACTTATTTTTCTGAAGAGATCATATAATGCCTCGACTTCACTCACGGTAACTGCAGCAATAGTTAAAGCTTCAGAAACTTGTTATACAATGCCACCAAATATGTGTGCTTCAAATTAATTTCATAGAACAAGGTAATACACTGAAAATTTAAGTCATTCTTTGTTCGTTGTGCTTGACACAATAGCCGCATTAAAGAGGAACAAGGTTCTAGCCTACACTCTGAACTGCTATTATATTGGCTAGCATCTTTCCTTGTACATTCTAGAGAGAAGTCTGCACTCTGCACCACTAACATAAATTCTACAAACATTAACACACCGAATTGAGTAGAAATCATCACATGACATGCATCCACGGGCAAGTTATTGGCTCCTATCTTTCTACGGCACAACGGAGTTGAAATTCTCACATGGTGTTCCGGTAGCAATATTAAGAAAATCGGGGAGATCCACTTTCTCACACGATGATTCGGCGGCAACAGCTGCATCTTCATGCAAACCCAATGAACGCGGTGAGTCACGGACATGCTTTGTTGGCAGACAGCCCATCGAAAACACATTCAGCGCCTATGATTCTGAAACAAATACAAGTGCAAACCTTACTAGCATCGGCACAACCGTAAGCTTAACATGTGAAAACATCCATAGAATGGAGCAAGGACTATAATGCAATGCTAGAGAGTCGAACTTATAAGGGGGAAAATGCCAGCGTATGATGATAGCATTCAGAAAACTGCAGGCATTTGACAATGCGTTTTACTGAGTTTGAATATTCAAGGCCTGGGTCAATTCAAGACATGGTTACATGACAGCTAAAATGTAACCTCGTGCCTTGATTTATGCAGATCCATTCAGATGTGGGATCACAATCTGCAGCTCTCTTCTGGTTCATGAATAGACAGAGAGGCTCAATAGCACTGTATCAATACAGCCACTGAATCGTGACCAGTAAAAGTGTACTGATGGAGCATCCGCAAATAATCCTCTTTTGGATGCTCAAATTTGAGTCTCGGCTCGATGGGCGAACCCTAGGCGAGCAGCAGGGACTTCCATTAATAAATTCAAAAGGCGGCGCCGCTGTTTCAGAACCTTTTCCCTTTTTATTTCTGAGATGGCTGTTCCTGTTCTAGAACTAGGATGGGAGGCAACGAGTAAACCAGGGTTGGATGTCGCAAGAAATCGTACCCGGTAGAGGAGAGATTCTTGGGACCCGGCGGCGAGGTTCCTCCCGACCAAATCCAGCCCTTCTCGGTCCTCTGGCTCTGCTGGCTTGGTGGTGTTTTGTCTTCTTCAAGCTACGTCGGTCCGTGCTAGTTCTATGTGATCCACTCGATTTGACTTTGAAAAAAATGACGCGACGTCCGTAAAAAGTGAATGAAGCACGAGacaaatcataagcccaaaagatttccaatagaaaagagaaagagaaagggaCCTCAAAAAAGGGGGACTAGTTGATTCTCGGTTTCGTGAGCACttgtgcttttttttttgtttaaaaaaAGAAGAATACTCCCGCTGAGAAACATTGAGCAGTTCAAAACACCTtagtaaaaaaaaattacaacgAAATTCCTTTCGAGTTCAAGAAGATCACATCCATCCTGGAAAAGAAGAAGCTCCACAAGCTTCTCGACGCCACCGTCGAGACCTGAAGCCGGAGAGACTTTATTGGACAAGGGGTAGCTGCCACCACCTGAGCACCGCCCCCCACCAAACCTTAATCCTAAAaccaccagaaaaaacggagcgcTCCCGTGGATAGGGGGGACGAGATCCGCCCCACCTCCATGGCCTGAAGTCCAGAGAAACGAGGCAGTGTAGAAGTTTAGGTTAAAGTGTCATACTCCTTTCGGAGCACACCTTGCGTGTTTATATAGGGAATTTAACCTAACAACTCTAAAAGGGATATACATAGTTTGTTACAAGGAAGAGTCTATAACATAGTCTAGATAACCACTCTGACCTTATCATCACGACCGGTGGGATACAACACGCATACATTACCTAACTCGCTAACACACCCCCTCAATCACAACTTACTTAGGTTGAGATTGTTACGAAAGGCTTCAAGTTGGCGAACTGTCAATGGTTTTGTAAATCCATCTGCAACTTGGTCTCCTGTGGGAATAAACTTTATTTCCAACAATCTTCGAGCCACTCTTTCTCGAacaaaatgataatcaacttctaTATGCTTAGTTCTTGCATGAAAAACTGGATTAGCTGAAAGATAAGTTGCACCCATATTGTCACACCATAACCTTGCAGCCATAGGATGAGGGATTCTCAACTCGGTGAGTAATGTTTGTACCCACATGACTTCAGCCGTAGCATTAGCAAGGGATTTGTACTCAGCCTCTGTGCTAGATCTAGAAACAATGGCTTGTTTTCTTGCACTCCAGGATATAAGATTAGGACCAAGAAAAATAGCAAAGCCACCTGTAGATCTTCTGTC contains:
- the LOC124665797 gene encoding calcineurin B-like protein 5 isoform X2, which codes for MGCLPTKHVRDSPRSLGLHEDAAVAAESSFTVSEVEALYDLFRKISNSVIKDGLIHKEEFHVALFRSKSKKKQNLFGDRVFDLFDQKGNGVIEFGEFIRSLSVFHPDTPEEQKAAFAFRLYDLRQTGFIERHELKEMVLALLDESNLDITSDAVEMIVDTTFDQADVNRDGRIDQEEWNVFTKDNPYVLRNMSLPYLKDITMIFPSFVIHSEVSEADMFV
- the LOC124665797 gene encoding calcineurin B-like protein 5 isoform X1, which produces MGCLPTKHVRDSPRSLGLHEDAAVAAESSCEKVDLPDFLNIATGTPFTVSEVEALYDLFRKISNSVIKDGLIHKEEFHVALFRSKSKKKQNLFGDRVFDLFDQKGNGVIEFGEFIRSLSVFHPDTPEEQKAAFAFRLYDLRQTGFIERHELKEMVLALLDESNLDITSDAVEMIVDTTFDQADVNRDGRIDQEEWNVFTKDNPYVLRNMSLPYLKDITMIFPSFVIHSEVSEADMFV